The following are encoded together in the Synergistaceae bacterium genome:
- the lysA gene encoding diaminopimelate decarboxylase, translating to MGLVWGGVGCMELAERFGTPLYVFDTGIIRARCRELRTTFLDRWEDTRVRYAAKAFMTRAVCKVIQEEGLGLDVVSMGELYTALSAGFPPEWIEFNGNAKSREEIAYAVRSGVGRIIVDHPDELRTIEHFAAEEGKRQKVFIRVAPGVDAHTHAYIATGQTGSKFGFPNEGSMLPDAITYALSCKHLELRGLHFHVGSQLFDTNDYVKAIGKILELMKTLKNSLGFTVRELNMGGGFGTVISPRVPSVHSEFYTEPMMKALSEGCERLGLEMPRVIIEPGRWIVSEAGITLYTVENIKELPHVTYIAVNGGMSDNPRVALYQAEYEAVKVSEPDAQPYDRDGGTHVSVVGKCCESGDVLIEDAKLPYLEAGDIIALYNTGAYTFSMSSSYNCLPRPAVVFVEDGKARVVVERQSLDDLIRGQVL from the coding sequence ATGGGGCTTGTCTGGGGTGGCGTTGGCTGCATGGAACTCGCTGAAAGGTTCGGGACTCCGCTGTACGTTTTCGACACGGGGATAATTCGTGCACGGTGCAGGGAGCTGCGTACAACCTTCCTCGACCGCTGGGAGGATACGAGGGTACGTTACGCGGCAAAAGCATTTATGACGCGTGCAGTCTGCAAGGTGATTCAGGAGGAGGGGCTGGGTCTTGATGTCGTGTCGATGGGAGAACTGTACACGGCATTAAGTGCTGGCTTCCCTCCCGAATGGATAGAGTTCAACGGCAACGCGAAGAGCCGTGAAGAGATTGCGTACGCCGTGCGCTCGGGAGTCGGCAGGATAATCGTTGACCATCCCGACGAACTGAGAACGATAGAACATTTTGCGGCTGAAGAAGGAAAACGCCAGAAGGTATTTATACGCGTTGCACCGGGAGTTGACGCACACACTCATGCATACATTGCGACAGGGCAGACCGGCAGCAAGTTCGGCTTCCCGAATGAAGGCTCGATGCTCCCCGACGCAATAACCTACGCGCTCAGCTGCAAACACCTCGAACTTAGGGGGCTGCACTTTCACGTAGGCTCTCAGCTCTTCGACACAAATGATTATGTTAAGGCAATCGGCAAGATTCTCGAGCTCATGAAGACACTGAAAAACTCGCTTGGTTTCACAGTCCGTGAGCTGAACATGGGCGGAGGCTTCGGGACAGTAATCAGCCCGCGCGTGCCGTCGGTGCATTCGGAGTTCTACACAGAACCGATGATGAAGGCTCTAAGTGAAGGGTGTGAACGTCTCGGCCTCGAGATGCCGCGCGTGATCATTGAGCCCGGCAGGTGGATAGTCTCTGAGGCGGGAATAACGCTCTACACCGTCGAGAACATCAAGGAGCTTCCGCACGTAACGTACATTGCAGTGAACGGCGGAATGTCCGACAACCCGAGAGTTGCGCTGTATCAGGCGGAGTACGAGGCGGTGAAGGTCTCCGAGCCTGACGCACAGCCCTACGACAGGGACGGCGGGACTCACGTTTCGGTCGTGGGAAAATGCTGCGAGTCCGGCGACGTTCTGATTGAGGACGCGAAGCTGCCCTACCTCGAGGCCGGAGACATTATCGCGCTGTACAACACAGGGGCTTACACCTTCAGCATGTCGAGCAGCTACAACTGCCTTCCGCGCCCGGCTGTCGTGTTCGTCGAGGACGGGAAAGCACGTGTTGTTGTTGAACGCCAGAGCCTTGATGATCTGATACGCGGGCAGGTGCTGTAG
- a CDS encoding Rpn family recombination-promoting nuclease/putative transposase: MARRKVTDAELEALVLPPEEQWENLTLANDFMFGKVMKSKKACRGLLKIILPEAASGRIEFAEIQKPLRESITSRGIRLDVYAKDENGKVYNIEIQTTNNPDIPRRTRAYHALIGSDILDKSSVKRYREIPDAYVIFICTFDPFAEGRYVYTFRNYCAEDKSLALNDGAVTVFLNAKGRNGEASPELKAFLDFVMGTKSGDPFVKYLDAELERAKRSTTWRMEYMKARFDTQELIDESIAKGRAEGRAEGRAEGRAEGRAEGRAEEKRRMQLSTARRLLDKGMDFVFIHDITGLTAEELSAL, from the coding sequence TTGGCGCGCAGGAAGGTTACGGATGCCGAACTTGAAGCGTTGGTTCTGCCTCCCGAAGAACAATGGGAGAATCTTACGCTGGCTAATGATTTCATGTTCGGCAAGGTCATGAAGAGCAAGAAGGCGTGCAGAGGACTGCTGAAGATTATTCTTCCTGAAGCGGCATCCGGGAGGATAGAATTTGCGGAAATCCAGAAGCCTCTTCGGGAATCAATCACATCGAGAGGCATACGCTTAGACGTTTATGCTAAGGACGAGAACGGGAAAGTCTACAATATCGAGATACAGACCACGAACAACCCGGACATTCCGAGACGGACTAGGGCATACCACGCACTTATAGGCAGCGACATTCTGGATAAGTCGAGCGTGAAGAGGTACAGGGAGATTCCTGATGCGTATGTGATATTCATCTGTACGTTTGACCCGTTCGCTGAAGGAAGGTATGTGTATACTTTCAGGAACTACTGCGCGGAGGACAAGAGTCTTGCACTGAATGACGGAGCAGTTACTGTATTTCTGAACGCTAAAGGCAGAAACGGAGAGGCCAGCCCGGAACTGAAAGCATTTCTTGATTTCGTGATGGGCACGAAGAGCGGTGATCCGTTCGTTAAGTATCTTGACGCTGAGCTTGAGAGGGCAAAGCGGAGCACAACATGGAGGATGGAATATATGAAGGCTAGATTTGACACTCAGGAACTCATTGATGAGAGCATTGCGAAGGGACGTGCGGAAGGACGCGCAGAAGGGCGTGCAGAAGGACGTGCAGAAGGACGCGCAGAAGGACGCGCGGAAGAGAAACGCAGAATGCAGCTCAGCACAGCAAGGCGGTTGCTCGATAAAGGAATGGATTTCGTGTTTATTCACGATATTACAGGCCTGACAGCTGAAGAACTCTCCGCTCTCTAA